CGGCCTCCGTGCCGGTCATTGCGAGAGGGTAGGTACCAGGCCTACCCCTACAAAGACGGTGAATCGTGGCACGATTTGTTCTTCATTCGAGAATTTTGAGACAGTCTCGGGACGCTGGGACGCCGGTCTCCACTAATATCTTGGACTGGAGCATGGGATAAACGTCAGAATTCTTGGCAATTTCTCTAGCATAAACGCAAATTTACTTACGTTCGCCGAATTCATAGTCATGCGTCCGTAATGATGTTCCCGACGAGGTTATCGACGATCACCGGACTGGCGAAGTATTGGACAGTCGGTTCTGCGCTGTACTTCTCTGCTATAAGGTTCCTCCAGGCATCAGTGTAGAGTTTTTCAGCATCTTCATGAGATCTCCACAAGTAAACGCCACCAGCCACTTCTCCGTTTTCCGAAAGAAGGTAATATTTGCGAATGAGCCCGTCGATATCTCGATATCTTGGCGCTGTGCTCAAGAAGATTTCTTTCGCTTTTTCCACGGTGATCGGTTGGGGAAGTTTAAACTGAACCAGTGCTGTAATCATGGCTTGTTCCTCACTCGTACCATTGCTAACTGCACTGACCTGGCTCCGCAGGTCAGTGGCACCCTTGTATCGGGGCTCAATGTCAATCTTGGGTGCCACGGACCTGCCCTGCAGGTCCGTGTTATCTACTGCCTAATGAGAACTATCTTGGCTGCAAGTCCGTGTCAATCGGTGTTTTGTGCTTAGGTTCATTTAATAATTGTAGGCTCATCCAAGGAAAGTTTTTTCTCAAAGTCATTCCAGAAATGCTCCTCGGATTTCCT
The sequence above is a segment of the Desulfomonile tiedjei DSM 6799 genome. Coding sequences within it:
- a CDS encoding YdhR family protein; this encodes MITALVQFKLPQPITVEKAKEIFLSTAPRYRDIDGLIRKYYLLSENGEVAGGVYLWRSHEDAEKLYTDAWRNLIAEKYSAEPTVQYFASPVIVDNLVGNIITDA